A DNA window from Hevea brasiliensis isolate MT/VB/25A 57/8 chromosome 2, ASM3005281v1, whole genome shotgun sequence contains the following coding sequences:
- the LOC110673021 gene encoding QWRF motif-containing protein 2, whose amino-acid sequence MVAAVSTPINPNTTPAAAVAKQNRNATRPLLLPSDPDNALAPGRPKSREVTSRYMSSSSSSSSTAKRSSSPPISRPTGMMTPMPSAPSTIKRSQSVERRRPIDLRIGNGISGEVSNAQKMLITSTRSLSVSFQGESFSLQVSKAKPAPSPIRARKGTPERRKATPTPTRGADQVENSGPVEHQRWPGRLRQPNSLSRSVDCTDDRERLTGSGVNMNVVRALQSSLVDNRSSVESRLSYDSSNIDSEKPIDTNGYDTHCDPLVVSDTESVSSGVTSEGVSNVGGGGQGQRGIMAPARFWQETNNRLRREPEPGSPVSKTVGLKGPAPTKSIAPKKLIDSPVSSPKGVVNTRGQLSPIRGGALRPASPGKLGALSPMRGVSPSRKRNAAGAVVNSNLSNLNNTPSILSFAADIRRGKSGEHRIVEVHLLRILYNRLLQWRLVNARADTALSAQRLNAERRLYNARMATSKLRECVKAKRMELQCLRQNLKLISILKGQMIYLEEFALIDQDFSRSLSGAIEALRASTLRLPIVGGARADVQNVQDAICSALDVMQAMASSVCILSSKVGEVNSLVAELANLAGKEHALLDQCKDLLSIIAAVQVMEYSLGSHFIQLKRIPSSLTAKV is encoded by the exons ATGGTGGCTGCGGTTTCCACTCCAATAAACCCCAATACGACACCGGCAGCGGCGGTAGCCAAGCAAAACCGTAACGCAACTAGGCCTCTTCTGTTACCATCGGACCCCGACAATGCACTCGCACCTGGCCGCCCAAAATCCCGTGAAGTTACTTCTCGATACATGTCTTCTTCGTCTTCCTCTTCTTCCACAGCGAAGCGCTCCTCATCGCCGCCGATTTCGCGGCCAACGGGTATGATGACCCCAATGCCTTCCGCACCTTCTACAATCAAACGATCGCAATCCGTCGAGCGGAGGAGGCCTATAGATTTGAGGATTGGGAATGGTATTAGTGGGGAAGTGTCAAATGCGCAGAAGATGCTGATTACTTCTACGAGAAGTTTGTCAGTCTCGTTTCAGGGGGAGTCATTCTCCCTTCAAGTGAGTAAAGCAAAACCTGCTCCGTCGCCAATTAGAGCAAGGAAAGGTACGCCAGAGAGAAGAAAAGCTACGCCGACGCCCACGAGAGGAGCGGATCAGGTGGAGAATTCAGGGCCGGTGGAGCACCAGCGGTGGCCAGGGAGATTGCGGCAACCGAATTCTCTGAGTAGGAGTGTGGATTGCACTGACGATAGGGAGAGATTAACTGGATCTGGAGTGAATATGAATGTTGTCAGGGCATTGCAGAGCTCCTTGGTGGATAATAGGTCCTCAGTTGAGAGCAGATTGAGCTATGATTCCAGCAATATTGATTCAGAGAAGCCCATTGATACCAATGGATACGATACACACTGCGATCCACTTGTAGTTTCTGATACTGAGAGTGTGTCCTCTGGTGTTACTTCTGAAGGTGTTAGTAATGTTGGTGGTGGTGGACAAGGACAACGTGGAATAATGGCACCTGCGAGGTTCTGGCAAGAGACTAACAACAGACTCCGGCGCGAGCCAGAACCTGGCTCCCCAGTCTCCAAGACCGTCGGATTGAAAGGACCTGCACCAACTAAATCTATCGCACCCAAGAAGCTTATTGATAGCCCAGTGTCGTCACCCAAAGGAGTTGTGAATACTAGGGGACAGCTGTCTCCTATTCGTGGCGGAGCATTACGGCCTGCTTCACCTGGTAAGCTTGGGGCACTTTCACCAATGAGGGGAGTGAGCCCATCTAGGAAGAGAAATGCTGCGGGAGCCGTGGTGAATAGCAATTTAAGCAATTTGAATAATACACCTTCAATTTTGAGCTTTGCTGCTGACATTCGGAGAGGCAAGAGTGGGGAGCATCGGATTGTCGAAGTGCATTTGTTGAGGATTTTATATAATCGGTTGTTGCAATGGCGTTTGGTAAATGCCAGAGCTGATACTGCGTTGTCAGCACAGAGGTTGAATGCAGAG AGAAGACTGTATAATGCACGCATGGCAACCTCAAAACTGCGTGAATGTGTCAAAGCAAAAAGAATGGAGTTACAATGTTTGAGGCAAAATTTGAAGCTAATTTCCATCCTCAAGGGGCAG ATGATATATTTGGAAGAATTTGCACTTATAGACCAGGATTTTTCCCGTTCTTTATCTGGGGCTATTGAAGCTTTGCGGGCTAGCACACTTCGCCTCCCCATTGTTGGTGGTGCAAGG GCAGATGTCCAAAATGTGCAGGATGCCATCTGTTCGGCACTTGATGTGATGCAGGCAATGGCATCCTCAGTATGCATATTATCATCAAAG GTTGGGGAAGTAAACTCTCTGGTGGCTGAACTTGCTAATTTAGCTGGAAAGGAGCATGCTTTGCTTGATCAGTGCAAGGATCTCTTGTCAATCATTGCAGCCGTGCAG GTGATGGAATATAGCCTGGGATCGCATTTTATACAACTAAAACGTATACCTTCCAGTCTAACAGCAAAAGTGTAA
- the LOC110673020 gene encoding LOB domain-containing protein 38 → MSCNGCRVLRKGCGETCILRSCLHWISPPEAQGNATLFLAKFFGRSDLMSLISAVPESQRPALFQSLLFEACGRTVNPVNGAVGLLWSGNWHVCQAAVETVLSGGILRPIPGIHCGVLAPNYDESSSVSFSAEACELRNTWTQSKPYTNMARENQASVFNLSLTPKLLASGRAGREKKGRDAVSFYTKESSETTTFKSSGGDRKKLLNLFV, encoded by the exons atgaGCTGCAACGGATGCCGAGTTCTGCGAAAGGGTTGCGGCGAGACTTGTATACTGAGGTCGTGCCTTCACTGGATCAGTCCCCCCGAAGCACAAGGCAACGCCACCTTATTTCTCGCTAAATTCTTCGGCCGCAGCGATCTCATGTCCCTCATCTCCGCCGTGCCGGAATCCCAACGGCCAG CTTTGTTTCAATCCTTGTTGTTTGAGGCGTGCGGGCGAACCGTGAATCCAGTAAACGGAGCGGTGGGACTGTTGTGGAGCGGGAACTGGCACGTGTGCCAGGCGGCGGTGGAGACGGTTCTCTCCGGTGGAATTCTGCGGCCGATACCGGGAATTCACTGCGGAGTCTTGGCGCCAAATTACGATGAGTCGTCTTCTGTCAGTTTCTCTGCGGAGGCATGCGAGTTACGAAACACGTGGACACAATCAAAGCCTTACACTAATATGGCGAGGGAGAATCAAGCGTCCGTTTTCAATCTCTCTCTCACGCCAAAGCTTTTGGCATCAGGTAGAGCTGGGAGAGAGAAGAAAGGCAGAGATGCGGTGTCGTTTTACACCAAAGAATCATCAGAGACGACGACCTTTAAGAGCAGTGGTGGCGATAGGAAGAAACTTTTGAATCTGTTCGtttga